The following proteins are co-located in the Engraulis encrasicolus isolate BLACKSEA-1 chromosome 2, IST_EnEncr_1.0, whole genome shotgun sequence genome:
- the LOC134461173 gene encoding serotonin N-acetyltransferase-like, whose amino-acid sequence MSVVSARPFLLRQDLDQSPSRLRRHTLPASEFRPLNPQDAISVFEIEREAFISVSGECPLHLDEVRHFLTLCPELSLGWFELGRLVAFIIGSLWDEDRLTTDALTLHKPDGHTVHIHVLAVHRTFRQQGKGSILMWRYLQYLRCLPYVRRATLMCEDMLVPFYKKSGFKVVGPCAVTVAHLTFTEMQFAIRGQAYMRRNSHF is encoded by the exons ATGTCGGTGGTAAGCGCAAGGCCGTTTCTTCTAAGGCAAGATCTAGACCAATCTCCGTCCCGTCTGCGGCGGCACACTTTACCAGCAAGTGAATTCCGGCCACTCAATCCACAGGACGCCATAAGCGTGTTTGAGATTGAAAGAGAAG CATTTATCTCCGTGTCAGGGGAGTGCCCACTGCATCTTGACGAAGTCCGCCACTTTCTCACCCTGTGCCCGGAGCTTTCTCTTGGATGGTTTGAACTGGGCAGACTTGTCGCCTTCATCATCGGATCACTGTGGGACGAGGACAGGTTGACCACT GACGCACTGACTCTTCACAAGCCAGATGGCCACACGGTCCACATCCACGTGCTGGCGGTCCACCGGACCTTCCGTCAGCAGGGCAAAGGTTCCATCCTGATGTGGCGCTACCTGCAGTACCTCCGTTGCCTGCCCTACGTGCGACGCGCCACGCTCATGTGCGAGGACATGCTGGTTCCGTTCTACAAGAAATCCGGCTTCAAGGTGGTGGGTCCGTGCGCCGTCACCGTTGCGCACCTCACGTTCACGGAGATGCAGTTTGCCATCAGGGGACAGGCGTACATGCGGCGCAATAGCCATTTCTAA